The following are from one region of the Theropithecus gelada isolate Dixy chromosome 6, Tgel_1.0, whole genome shotgun sequence genome:
- the TMEM171 gene encoding transmembrane protein 171 isoform X2 translates to MRRRTPRPASAHSSAVSGDAGPSLRAAEILEGRKHIPHCLQEGALLDMSPAAAAEPDGDQQDRHVSKLIFCFFVFGAVLLCVGVLLSIFGFQACQYKPLPDCPMVLKVAGPACAVVGLGAVILARSRAQLQLRAGLQRGRQMDPDRAFICGESRQFAQCLIFGFLFLTSGMLISVLGIWVPGCGSDWAREPLNETDTGDSKPRMCGFLSLQIMGPLIVLVGLCFFVIAHIKKRNPLNAGQDASEREEGQIQSMEAVQVTVGDSVIIFPPPPPPYFPESSASAVTESPGTNSLLPNESPPSYYSIFNYGTPASEGVASERDCESIYTISRTNSSSEVSHTPHLPSELPPRYEEKENAAATFLPLSSEPSPL, encoded by the exons ATGCGGAGGCGGACGCCGCGCCCAGCCAGTGCCCACAGCAGCGCGGTCAGCGGGGACGCCGGACCCAGCCTCAG AGCTGCTGAAATCTTagagggaagaaaacacatcCCACACTGCCTCCAGGAAGGGGCTCTCCTGGACATGtctcctgcagctgctgctgaGCCAGATGGGGACCAGCAGGACAGACACGTCAGCAAGCTCATCTTCTGCTTCTTTGTCTTTGGCGCCGTCTTGTTGTGTGTGGGAGTCCTGCTCTCCATCTTTGGGTTCCAGGCATGCCAATATAAGCCCCTCCCAGACTGCCCCATGGTGCTCAAGGTGGCGGGGCCTGCATGTGCCGTGGTTGGGCTTGGGGCTGTGATCCTGGCCCGCTCCCGGGCGCAACTTCAGCTCCGTGCAGGGCTGCAGAGAGGTCGGCAGATGGACCCCGACCGAGCCTTCATCTGTGGAGAGAGCCGCCAGTTTGCCCAGTGCCTTATCTTTGGATTTCTCTTCTTGACAAGCGGCATGCTCATCAGCGTCCTGGGCATTTGGGTCCCTGGATGTGGCTCCGACTGGGCACGGGAACCGCTAAACGAGACAGACACTGGCGACTCAAAGCCCCGGATGTGTGGGTTCCTTTCTCTGCAGATCATGGGGCCCTTGATTGTGCTTGTGGGATTGTGTTTCTTCGTGATTGCCCACATTAAGAAAAGAAACCCGCTGAATGCTGGCCAGGATGCCTCTGAGAGAGAAGAGGGACAGATCCAGAGTATGGAGGCTGTCCAGGTCACTGTAG GTGACTCGGTAATAATAtttccaccacctccaccaccttaCTTTCCTGAATCTTCAGCTTCTGCGGTCACTGAGAGTCCTGGGACTAACAGTCTGCTTCCGAATGAAAGCCCCCCTTCATATTACAGTATTTTCAACTATGG GACCCCAGCTTCAGAGGGTGTAGCCTCTGAGAGAGACTGTGAATCTATATATACCATTTCCAGGACGAATTCATCTTCTGAGGTTTCACATACTCCTCATCTTCCATCTGAATTGCCTCCTagatatgaagaaaaagaaaatgctgcagCTACATTCTTGCCTCTATCTTCTGAGCCTTCCCCACTGTAA
- the TMEM171 gene encoding transmembrane protein 171 isoform X1, translated as MRRRTPRPASAHSSAVSGDAGPSLRAAEILEGRKHIPHCLQEGALLDMSPAAAAEPDGDQQDRHVSKLIFCFFVFGAVLLCVGVLLSIFGFQACQYKPLPDCPMVLKVAGPACAVVGLGAVILARSRAQLQLRAGLQRGRQMDPDRAFICGESRQFAQCLIFGFLFLTSGMLISVLGIWVPGCGSDWAREPLNETDTGDSKPRMCGFLSLQIMGPLIVLVGLCFFVIAHIKKRNPLNAGQDASEREEGQIQSMEAVQVTVGDSVIIFPPPPPPYFPESSASAVTESPGTNSLLPNESPPSYYSIFNYGRTPASEGVASERDCESIYTISRTNSSSEVSHTPHLPSELPPRYEEKENAAATFLPLSSEPSPL; from the exons ATGCGGAGGCGGACGCCGCGCCCAGCCAGTGCCCACAGCAGCGCGGTCAGCGGGGACGCCGGACCCAGCCTCAG AGCTGCTGAAATCTTagagggaagaaaacacatcCCACACTGCCTCCAGGAAGGGGCTCTCCTGGACATGtctcctgcagctgctgctgaGCCAGATGGGGACCAGCAGGACAGACACGTCAGCAAGCTCATCTTCTGCTTCTTTGTCTTTGGCGCCGTCTTGTTGTGTGTGGGAGTCCTGCTCTCCATCTTTGGGTTCCAGGCATGCCAATATAAGCCCCTCCCAGACTGCCCCATGGTGCTCAAGGTGGCGGGGCCTGCATGTGCCGTGGTTGGGCTTGGGGCTGTGATCCTGGCCCGCTCCCGGGCGCAACTTCAGCTCCGTGCAGGGCTGCAGAGAGGTCGGCAGATGGACCCCGACCGAGCCTTCATCTGTGGAGAGAGCCGCCAGTTTGCCCAGTGCCTTATCTTTGGATTTCTCTTCTTGACAAGCGGCATGCTCATCAGCGTCCTGGGCATTTGGGTCCCTGGATGTGGCTCCGACTGGGCACGGGAACCGCTAAACGAGACAGACACTGGCGACTCAAAGCCCCGGATGTGTGGGTTCCTTTCTCTGCAGATCATGGGGCCCTTGATTGTGCTTGTGGGATTGTGTTTCTTCGTGATTGCCCACATTAAGAAAAGAAACCCGCTGAATGCTGGCCAGGATGCCTCTGAGAGAGAAGAGGGACAGATCCAGAGTATGGAGGCTGTCCAGGTCACTGTAG GTGACTCGGTAATAATAtttccaccacctccaccaccttaCTTTCCTGAATCTTCAGCTTCTGCGGTCACTGAGAGTCCTGGGACTAACAGTCTGCTTCCGAATGAAAGCCCCCCTTCATATTACAGTATTTTCAACTATGG CAGGACCCCAGCTTCAGAGGGTGTAGCCTCTGAGAGAGACTGTGAATCTATATATACCATTTCCAGGACGAATTCATCTTCTGAGGTTTCACATACTCCTCATCTTCCATCTGAATTGCCTCCTagatatgaagaaaaagaaaatgctgcagCTACATTCTTGCCTCTATCTTCTGAGCCTTCCCCACTGTAA